A stretch of the Arachis stenosperma cultivar V10309 chromosome 6, arast.V10309.gnm1.PFL2, whole genome shotgun sequence genome encodes the following:
- the LOC130935436 gene encoding BTB/POZ and MATH domain-containing protein 4-like gives MYNSNNNSNSNILASRTSSRSVTETVNGSHKFVIKGYSLAKGIGVGKHIASETFSVGGYQWAIYFYPDGKNPEDNSAYVSVFIALASDGTDVRALFELTLLDQSGNGKHKVHSHFDRSLESGPYTLKYRGSMWGYKRFFKRAQLEASTFLKDDCLKINCTVGVVVSSIDCSKLNTIQVPESDIGAHFGMLLENEEGSDVTFSVHGERFHAHKLVLAARSTAFETEFFNGMDENDQEIVVTDMEPKVFKALLHFIYRDTLIEDEELFMSRSTFFASISDSFAAKLLAAAEKYDLPRLKLMCESVICKDISIDSVAYILALADRYHATELKSICLQFSAENLVAVMQSEGFEYLKEHCPLLQSELLKTVAGCEEEFSGEGKCRSVWAQFSDGGDTNDRSVRQQTWENGVERSQSLWVHLSDGVNNDRSPGQEA, from the exons ATgtacaacagcaacaacaacagtaacagcaacatcctggcgtctCGGACGAGCTCGCGGTCGGTGACGGAAACTGTTAACGGCTCTCACAAGTTTGTAATCAAAGGTTACTCTCTGGCGAAGGGGATCGGAGTTGGGAAGCACATAGCGAGCGAGACCTTCAGCGTTGGAGGGTACCAGTGGGCCATATACTTCTACCCTGACGGCAAGAACCCTGAGGACAACTCCGCCTATGTCTCTGTCTTCATCGCCCTCGCCAGTGACGGTACCGACGTTAGGGCACTCTTTGAGCTCACCCTCCTCGACCAGAGTGGCAACGGCAAGCACAAGGTCCACAGCCACTTTGACCGCTCCCTCGAAAGCGGTCCCTACACTCTCAAGTACCGCGGCAGCATGTG gGGCTATAAACGATTTTTCAAACGAGCTCAGCTCGAGGCATCAACCTTCCTCAAGGATGACTGCTTGAAAATAAACTGCACAGTTGGTGTTGTGGTGTCATCCATAGACTGTTCAAAGTTAAACACAATACAAGTTCCTGAATCTGATATTGGGGCACATTTTGGCATGCTgttagaaaatgaagaaggctCTGATGTTACCTTTTCTGTACATGGAGAAAGGTTTCATGCACATAAGCTTGTACTAGCTGCTCGGTCAACTGCATTTGAAACAGAGTTTTTCAATGGGATGGATGAAAATGATCAGGAGATAGTTGTTACTGACATGGAACCTAAGGTTTTCAAG GCATTGCTTCATTTTATTTATAGAGACACTCTTATAGAAGATGAAGAACTCTTTATGTCACGGTCAACATTCTTTGCTTCAATATCCGACTCATTTGCAGCAAAATTGTTGGCTGCTGCTGAAAAGTATGATTTGCCAAGACTGAAGCTGATGTGCGAGTCCGTAATCTGCAAAGACATATCTATTGATTCTGTTGCCTATATATTGGCCCTTGCTGATCGTTATCATGCTACAGAACTGAAGTCTATTTGCCTCCAGTTTTCTGCTGAAAACCTTGTTG CTGTGATGCAATCTGAGGGTTTTGAGTACCTTAAGGAACATTGTCCTTTGCTACAATCAGAACTACTAAAGACAGTGGCCGGATGTGAGGAGGAATTTAGTGGAGAAGGAAAATGTAGAAGTGTGTGGGCCCAGTTTTCTGATGGTGGTGACACCAATGATAGGAGTGTAAGACAACAAACATGGGAAAATGGAGTTGAAAGAAGTCAAAGCTTATGGGTTCACCTTTCTGATGGTGTTAACAATGATAGGAGTCCAGGGCAAGAAGCTTGA